The genomic window GTCAACGAAAGGTACCCGAGCGCCGCATGGGCTTGTTGATCGTCTGTGACAGGGAACCCGCGTAACGGTGACAAATGTCGCGAACGGGTAACACGGCGGTCAACTGGCGGCGCGCCCTGAGGAGACGACGTGGAGGAGATGCCCGGCGGTGGCCGTCATCGCGTCCCGGGCCTGGCGCAGATAGCGGCGCGGATCGACCACGGCCGGGTCGGCGGACAGCTGCTCACGGACGGCGGAGGTGAAGGCGATATTGAGAGCCGTGCCTATGTTGATCTTCACCATGCCGGCCGCGACCGCCTGCCGCAGTTCGTCGTCGGGCACACCGGAGGAGCCGTGCAGCACCAGGGGTATGGCGACGGCGGCCCGCAGCCGGGCGATCAGGGCGTGGTCGAGGCGGGCGGTGCGCAGGGTCATCGCGTGCGAGCTGCCCACCGCGACCGCGAGCGCGTCCACCCCGGTGGCCGCGGCGAAGGCGGCGGCCTGGTCCGGATCGGTCCGCACGCCCGGGGCATGGGCACCGTCCTTGCCGCCGACCGCGCCCAGTTCGGCCTCCACCCACACCCCGTGGGAGTGGGCCCAGGCGGAGATCCGGGCGGTGGCCCGCACATTCTGCTCGTAGGGCAGCACCGAGGCGTCGTACATTACGGACGACACCCCGGCGGCCACGCCGGATCGCAGCAGATCCTCGTCCTGGACGTGGTCCAGGTGGACGGCGACCGGTACGGCGGCGGCGTCGGCCAGGGCGACCGCGGCGGCGAGTATCGGTGCCGGGCGGCCGCTGTGGAAGGCCACCGCGTTCTCGCTGATCTGCAGGATCACCGGCTGCCCGGCGGCCTCGGCGGCGGCGGTGATCGCCTCCGCGTGCTCCAGGGTGATGACGTTGAACGCGGCGACGCCGTGGCCCGCCGCGTGGGCGGCGCTGACCAGGTCGGCGGTGGTGGTGGCGGTCATGCGGTCCCTCGGATTCGTGGATGCGGCGGGGCCGGGGTCAGCCGAGGACGACCGAGCGGGTGAGATTGCGCGGGCGGTCCGGGTCCAGGCCCTCGTGCTCGGCGACGGCGACCGCGAGTCGTTGCGCGCGCACCAGATCGGCCAGCGGGTCGAGTTCGGGGCGGGATTCCAGTGTGCCGCCTGCCGCGGCGATGTCGTCGGCCAGCCCGGCCGGCAGGGCGCCGAAGGCCCAGACGGTCCGGCCGGGGCCGGTGATGCTGATCGGCCCGTGGCGGTACTCCATCGCCGGGTAGCTCTCGGTCCAGGCACCCGCGGCCTCGCGCATCTTGAGGGCCGCCTCCTGGGCCAGCCCGTAGGTCCAGCCGGTGCCGAGGAAGGTGGTCTGCTCGGCGGCGGGCAACGACTCCGGGAGGGCGGCGGTCACCGCGCTGCGGGCGTCGGCGACGGCGGCGGTGAGGTCGTGGCCCAGGTGGGCGCGGAGCAGTGCGAGCGTCGTGGTGGCGAATCGGGTCTGCACGACGGAGCGTTCGTCCGCGAAGTCCAGCACGACCAGTTCGTCCGCGGCCTGCTGCACCGGCGTGTGCGGATCGGCGGTGATGGCGACGACCGGAGTACCGGCGGCCCGCAGGCGGGCGCCGGCCCGCAGCACTTCGGTGGTGGTGCCCGAGCGGGTGATGGCCAGCACGCGGTCGTAGGCACGTGCGGAGGGGAACTCGGACGCGGCGAAGGCGTCCGTGACGCCGTGTCCGGCCTGCTCGCGCAGCGCCGCGTAGGACTGGGCCATGAACCAGGACGTACCGCAGCCGATGACCGCCACGCGCTCGCCCCGGTGGGGCAGCCGGCCGGCCGCCGCGGTGGCGATGTCCGCCGCCCGCAGCCAGCAGTCGGGCTGGGACGCGATTTCGGCAGTGGTCAACGAGACGGGCATGCGGGCTCCTCGATGCGGGAGGGGGCGGTGCCGACCGGCCCCGGGCGGGGTGTCCCGTGCAGTGTAGGTGAGCAGTCCTGCGCGAAACCACCCCTGAATGAGCAGAAACGCTCATAGAATCGGCTGGGCGGCAAAGCTCAGTCCGTTCCCGTGCGGGGGACGAAACGCCGTTCCACCGGTGCGGGGGTGCGCCGGGTGGGCAGTATGGAGGCGCACGCGCTCCCCTGGGGCACCCGGGCGCGACGGCGTGCCGCAGGCGGCGGACGGACGTTCACCACGGCCGTGCCGCGGGCGACCAGACCACCGAGGAGATCCGCTGATGACCGGCTCCGCACCCACCTCCGACCTGACCGGCTGGCGCCGCACCCCGTTCACCGCCGGCGGCTTGACCCACGACACGTACGAGAAGGGCGCGGGACCGGGGGTGGTGCTGGTCCCCGAGGTCCCCGGCATGACGCCGGAGACGCTGGGCCTTGCGGATCACCTGGTCGACGAGGGCTTCACCGTCGTGATGCCGTCCCCGTTCGGCGTGCCCGGGCGCAAGCTGAGCGCCGGCTACGTGGCCGCGACCTTCGCCAGGCTGTGCGTGTCCGCGGAGTTCCGGGCCTTCGCCACCGGCGCGCACCGCCCGTTCGCCGACTACCTGAGGGCGCTGGCCAGGGACTTGGCGGCCCGCACGCCGGGAGGCGGGGTCGGCGTCATCGGTATGTGCTTCACCGGCGGCTTCGCGCTGGCCGCCGCCGTCGACGACGTGGTGCTCGCCCCCGTGCTGAGCCAGCCCGCGCTGCCCTTCCCGGTGGGCGGGAAGCGGGCCGCGGACCCGGGCGTGTCGCCGGAGGAGCTGGACTCCGTGGTCGTCCGCACCCAGGAGTCGGGCCTGTGCCTGCTCGGCCTGCGGTTCAGCGAGGACAAGGCGGCCACGCGCGACCGCTTCGCGACGCTGCGCCGCAGCCTCGGTGCGGCCTTCGAAGTGATCGAGCTTGACTCGTCCAAGGGCAACGCCGGGGGCTTCAAGAGCAG from Streptomyces sp. NBC_01198 includes these protein-coding regions:
- a CDS encoding dienelactone hydrolase family protein — protein: MTGSAPTSDLTGWRRTPFTAGGLTHDTYEKGAGPGVVLVPEVPGMTPETLGLADHLVDEGFTVVMPSPFGVPGRKLSAGYVAATFARLCVSAEFRAFATGAHRPFADYLRALARDLAARTPGGGVGVIGMCFTGGFALAAAVDDVVLAPVLSQPALPFPVGGKRAADPGVSPEELDSVVVRTQESGLCLLGLRFSEDKAATRDRFATLRRSLGAAFEVIELDSSKGNAGGFKSSAHSVLTAEVRDTPVHPALAARERVVAFLRERLAPAAG
- a CDS encoding class II fructose-bisphosphate aldolase produces the protein MTATTTADLVSAAHAAGHGVAAFNVITLEHAEAITAAAEAAGQPVILQISENAVAFHSGRPAPILAAAVALADAAAVPVAVHLDHVQDEDLLRSGVAAGVSSVMYDASVLPYEQNVRATARISAWAHSHGVWVEAELGAVGGKDGAHAPGVRTDPDQAAAFAAATGVDALAVAVGSSHAMTLRTARLDHALIARLRAAVAIPLVLHGSSGVPDDELRQAVAAGMVKINIGTALNIAFTSAVREQLSADPAVVDPRRYLRQARDAMTATAGHLLHVVSSGRAAS
- a CDS encoding SIS domain-containing protein, producing MPVSLTTAEIASQPDCWLRAADIATAAAGRLPHRGERVAVIGCGTSWFMAQSYAALREQAGHGVTDAFAASEFPSARAYDRVLAITRSGTTTEVLRAGARLRAAGTPVVAITADPHTPVQQAADELVVLDFADERSVVQTRFATTTLALLRAHLGHDLTAAVADARSAVTAALPESLPAAEQTTFLGTGWTYGLAQEAALKMREAAGAWTESYPAMEYRHGPISITGPGRTVWAFGALPAGLADDIAAAGGTLESRPELDPLADLVRAQRLAVAVAEHEGLDPDRPRNLTRSVVLG